In a genomic window of Flavobacterium lipolyticum:
- a CDS encoding TonB-dependent siderophore receptor, with protein MKYNLLLALSFISFASYSQNYSSDEAASTANDTVKNKKGEILNEVLIKTNREPKPVTAVRSGLKPMDNPQSIQVISSDVIEQQQAIRLSEVIKNANGVYVGSARGGATESFFSRGYNMSDNNMFKNGFRYNSGSIPDVSGLEKVEFLKGGSALLFGNVAPGGILNLVTKTPSFKSGGEVSMQIGSYAFYKPSFDFYGPLSKSIAFRINGSYENSESFRNVVKNERVYVNPSLLFIINPKTQITVQGDYLTADWTPDFGTGLIGKQILDLPRNAFYGSLWSNGTTKSASASVLLNHDFNKNWKLNFNSSFQSYDRTQKSTAQMSNITNSGDWTRALVQNKNLEQILGDQLSLQGNFNTGSVKHQVFTGVDWENSFATGYTYAFDPANYDTINLFTFDPSKQKNDIPNARATQILKTETNRFGAYFQDLISITEKVKVLAGIRWSWQEGQATTYKETYNTGTKVQTVAPENAIAEVGAKKLDNAFSPKVGIIYQPTKSTSLFASYSNSFSPNIGFTVDNKTIEASIIDQYEAGIKKEFFEGLLSTNLTVYQISNSNLAQTAPFLADGITENVNSSIKVLGGATKSKGVEIDVTATPIEGLNIIAGYSYNDMRYTKTSGTSGSFVAGDQVVRTPKNTANLSFFYKVPEGMFKGVSFGAIANYIGNRLGGWNDDYLWTAVKPTPANPKPNPAYIVTIRDRDIPIEGYTTIDASVGYEWRKFSVLCKLSNITNELNYTVHENYSINPIAPRQVMTSLKYKF; from the coding sequence ATGAAATATAATTTACTACTTGCATTATCCTTTATAAGTTTTGCTTCTTACAGCCAAAACTATTCAAGCGACGAGGCAGCCTCAACTGCCAATGACACGGTAAAAAACAAAAAAGGAGAAATACTAAATGAAGTATTAATTAAAACCAATAGAGAGCCTAAACCGGTTACTGCAGTTCGTTCAGGATTAAAACCGATGGACAATCCACAAAGCATACAGGTTATTAGTTCTGATGTAATCGAACAACAACAAGCCATTCGTTTAAGTGAAGTTATTAAAAACGCTAATGGTGTTTATGTAGGTTCTGCCCGAGGTGGTGCAACGGAGTCTTTTTTCTCAAGAGGATACAACATGTCTGATAACAATATGTTTAAAAACGGATTTCGTTACAATTCAGGCTCCATTCCTGATGTTTCGGGTCTGGAGAAAGTTGAATTCTTAAAAGGAGGTTCGGCTTTATTGTTTGGAAACGTTGCACCGGGAGGTATCTTAAACCTGGTAACCAAAACACCTTCATTTAAATCAGGCGGTGAAGTATCGATGCAAATTGGAAGTTATGCGTTCTACAAACCTTCTTTCGATTTTTATGGTCCTCTTAGCAAGTCAATTGCTTTTAGAATAAACGGTTCTTACGAGAACTCTGAAAGCTTCAGAAATGTAGTAAAAAACGAACGTGTATATGTAAACCCGTCTTTACTTTTTATCATCAATCCAAAAACACAAATTACGGTACAAGGGGATTATTTAACAGCAGACTGGACTCCGGATTTTGGAACAGGACTTATCGGAAAACAAATTCTGGACCTGCCTCGTAATGCATTCTACGGATCACTTTGGTCTAATGGTACTACAAAATCAGCAAGTGCTTCGGTTTTATTAAACCATGATTTCAATAAAAACTGGAAGCTAAACTTTAATAGTTCTTTCCAAAGTTATGATAGAACTCAAAAATCTACAGCTCAGATGTCTAATATAACCAATAGTGGCGACTGGACCAGAGCATTAGTTCAAAATAAAAATTTAGAGCAGATATTGGGCGACCAATTAAGCTTACAAGGAAATTTCAATACCGGATCAGTAAAACATCAAGTATTCACAGGTGTTGATTGGGAAAACTCATTTGCTACCGGATACACTTATGCTTTTGATCCGGCAAATTATGACACTATCAATTTATTTACTTTTGATCCTTCAAAACAAAAAAATGATATTCCAAACGCAAGAGCGACTCAAATTCTAAAAACAGAAACCAATCGTTTTGGGGCTTATTTTCAGGATCTGATTTCGATTACAGAAAAAGTCAAAGTATTAGCAGGTATTCGTTGGTCATGGCAAGAAGGCCAAGCTACCACTTACAAAGAAACTTATAACACCGGTACAAAAGTTCAAACGGTCGCTCCGGAAAATGCAATAGCAGAAGTTGGTGCTAAAAAACTAGACAATGCTTTCTCTCCAAAAGTGGGTATTATCTATCAACCAACAAAAAGCACTTCATTATTTGCCAGCTACTCGAACTCGTTTTCACCAAATATAGGATTCACGGTTGACAACAAAACAATTGAAGCATCGATCATTGATCAATACGAAGCAGGTATTAAAAAAGAATTCTTTGAGGGCTTGTTAAGTACAAACTTAACGGTTTACCAAATCTCAAACAGCAATTTAGCTCAAACCGCACCATTTCTAGCCGATGGTATTACTGAAAATGTGAATTCAAGCATAAAAGTATTGGGTGGAGCTACTAAAAGTAAAGGGGTTGAAATTGATGTTACTGCAACACCTATTGAAGGACTTAATATTATTGCCGGTTATAGCTATAATGATATGCGTTATACTAAAACTTCAGGAACAAGTGGAAGTTTTGTAGCGGGAGATCAGGTTGTAAGAACACCTAAAAATACAGCCAACCTAAGTTTCTTCTATAAAGTACCGGAAGGAATGTTTAAAGGAGTTTCATTTGGAGCAATCGCTAACTATATTGGTAACCGTTTAGGTGGATGGAATGATGATTATCTGTGGACAGCTGTTAAGCCTACACCTGCCAATCCAAAACCAAATCCTGCTTACATTGTTACCATTAGAGACAGAGATATTCCTATCGAAGGTTACACTACTATTGATGCTTCTGTAGGTTACGAGTGGAGAAAATTCTCCGTTTTATGTAAACTATCTAATATTACAAATGAGTTGAATTATACTGTTCACGAAAATTACAGTATCAACCCAATTGCACCTCGTCAGGTTATGACAAGCTTAAAATATAAATTCTAA
- a CDS encoding alpha/beta hydrolase, translating to MKKTILLLCLFWFTPSFSQDSISIGSKHHLFSKALNEERNFWVYLPPDYNSTKYAPAKYPVVYLLDAESNFHSFTGLQQSLARGPYARIPQMIVVGITNTNRTRDLTPTEANRQAFFDKNKKMFQQSGGNKNFITFLEKELRPYIDSNYRTSGYNVLNGHSFGGLTAINILLNHTSFFNSYIIIDPSLWWDNELMNKKADSLFNTKNFEQRSIYLAMADKKSIPQDTTTDMARGIRKFEKLLKDKKPKNLRWGFKFYDNEDHGTIPIPAEYDGLRFLFEEHLVQVKQAVIDPTLVEKQYAKLSQQTGFTFLPTESYLDWIGNYCLDIDKPQQALIFFKYAEKYYPKSKNVPHALEKAYIKNGDTKRADDIRKKIQN from the coding sequence ATGAAAAAAACAATTTTATTGCTATGCCTTTTTTGGTTTACGCCTTCCTTTTCGCAAGACAGCATCTCGATTGGCAGTAAGCATCATCTATTCTCTAAAGCATTAAATGAAGAACGAAACTTCTGGGTTTATCTTCCCCCCGATTACAACAGTACTAAATATGCTCCTGCAAAATATCCTGTTGTTTATTTACTAGATGCCGAGAGTAATTTTCATTCCTTTACCGGACTTCAGCAATCGCTTGCACGAGGACCTTATGCCAGAATTCCTCAAATGATAGTTGTTGGAATAACCAATACCAACCGAACCAGAGATCTTACCCCTACCGAAGCAAATCGTCAGGCCTTTTTTGATAAAAACAAAAAGATGTTTCAACAAAGCGGAGGCAATAAAAACTTCATCACTTTTTTAGAGAAAGAGCTACGTCCTTACATCGACTCCAATTACAGAACTTCGGGATATAATGTTTTAAACGGACATTCTTTTGGAGGATTAACAGCCATAAATATTCTGTTGAATCATACCTCATTCTTTAATTCTTATATCATTATTGACCCAAGTCTTTGGTGGGATAATGAACTTATGAATAAAAAAGCGGATTCACTTTTTAATACAAAAAATTTTGAACAGCGCAGTATTTATTTAGCCATGGCCGATAAAAAAAGTATTCCTCAGGACACCACAACAGATATGGCAAGAGGCATCAGAAAATTTGAAAAATTACTGAAAGATAAAAAGCCTAAAAACCTTCGCTGGGGTTTTAAATTTTATGACAATGAAGATCACGGAACCATTCCCATTCCGGCCGAATATGATGGTTTACGATTCCTTTTTGAAGAACATCTGGTTCAGGTAAAACAAGCTGTTATTGATCCAACACTGGTCGAAAAACAATATGCTAAATTATCTCAGCAAACCGGTTTTACCTTCCTCCCAACCGAAAGTTATCTGGATTGGATTGGCAATTATTGTTTGGACATTGATAAACCGCAACAGGCCCTTATTTTCTTTAAATATGCCGAAAAGTATTATCCGAAAAGTAAAAATGTACCTCACGCACTAGAAAAAGCATATATAAAAAATGGAGACACAAAACGAGCTGACGATATTCGGAAGAAAATCCAAAATTAG
- a CDS encoding PepSY-associated TM helix domain-containing protein: protein MSGNTIKKNKQKSKWSKLNHWLHLWLGLTSGIIVFIVALTGVLFIFCDNIIDGLAYDSLYVSEVKEQKLIPEEIIRAFKTQLPNRKPSYFITYRDPERTIKMASSTKDRDLQFSWIDPYTGKVLTSGKAYDFFYVIAHIHSGHIPFGDIGNLIIEISVWIFLIELITGLILWWPKKWNRSTKLQSFTIKKNASFKRLNYDLHNVPGFYNLLPALLITITGLIIVNKPLNSATQKVFGGMPRAYSKFRDIKPEYDSTKTFAALNPIIERLFAKDKTIEQVKLSIAAKDSITSLFAVTAEDIGLKGVQNGKTFVLNRYTGQEFEIPVKVMNGLDIDDTTMNLHIGFWAGWIGKTLTLLVGLVCMFLPVTGFLIWYGRQNKKKKTQSV from the coding sequence ATGTCTGGAAATACAATCAAAAAAAACAAACAAAAAAGCAAATGGAGTAAACTGAATCATTGGCTCCACTTATGGTTAGGACTTACTTCCGGAATTATTGTATTTATTGTAGCGCTTACAGGAGTATTATTTATCTTTTGCGATAATATTATTGATGGTTTGGCTTATGATTCCTTATATGTTTCTGAAGTAAAAGAACAAAAACTAATTCCGGAAGAAATTATAAGGGCTTTCAAAACACAACTGCCCAATCGTAAACCCAGTTATTTTATTACCTACAGAGATCCCGAAAGAACCATTAAGATGGCTTCGTCGACCAAAGACCGGGATTTGCAATTTTCATGGATCGATCCTTATACAGGCAAAGTTTTAACTTCCGGAAAGGCTTATGATTTCTTCTATGTCATTGCCCACATACACAGCGGTCATATTCCTTTTGGAGATATCGGAAATTTAATTATAGAAATTTCAGTTTGGATTTTTCTAATCGAATTAATTACAGGACTTATCTTATGGTGGCCAAAAAAATGGAACCGATCTACCAAACTGCAAAGCTTTACTATTAAAAAAAATGCCAGTTTTAAACGACTCAACTACGATTTACACAATGTTCCCGGATTTTACAACCTATTGCCCGCCTTATTGATTACTATTACCGGTTTAATTATTGTTAACAAACCTTTAAACTCAGCGACGCAAAAAGTATTTGGAGGTATGCCGCGCGCTTACTCTAAATTTCGGGACATCAAACCTGAATATGACAGTACTAAAACATTTGCAGCATTAAACCCAATAATAGAACGATTATTTGCAAAAGACAAAACGATCGAACAAGTCAAATTATCGATTGCCGCAAAAGACAGCATTACCAGTTTATTTGCAGTTACCGCCGAAGATATTGGTTTGAAAGGCGTTCAAAACGGGAAAACTTTTGTGCTTAATCGCTATACAGGCCAGGAATTTGAAATACCCGTAAAAGTAATGAACGGTTTAGATATTGACGACACAACGATGAATCTCCACATTGGTTTTTGGGCCGGATGGATTGGAAAAACACTGACTTTACTTGTGGGACTTGTATGCATGTTTCTTCCCGTGACAGGTTTTTTAATTTGGTACGGACGTCAGAATAAAAAGAAAAAAACACAATCAGTTTAA
- a CDS encoding TonB-dependent receptor has translation MLTTPIYMLLLVCFFITNAFSQQSTGSIKGTVITSDDHLASSVNITVPKLKKSALTDENGVFILSQVPTGTYEIEINMMGHIPSKQQITVSANETSTVSFQLESSLKELQEVVVVSAAKKFAKKQSEYVARLPIANLENPQVYTVVPKELFVEQIAVDFRSALNSAPGLNNVTQSVGSGGVGLSLRMRGFSGSSAAGSIRNGMNTNWVTMSDPVNLESIEVIKGPSATLFGSSLTTYGGLINRVTKKPFDFMKGEVSYTTGSWALSRTTIDFNTPLNEEKTMLFRINAALDNQKTWQDYGKSHTFVVAPSFTYKASDRLTFDFDLELYQGNRNSTSIGLGSGTPPVKSLNDLHFDFKKSYATDDLQSEAKNTNIFAKATYQLSDQWVSQTNFSNAFTDNKANYLFLLINTAANSGITLQRRLYNINSTFKTSQIQQNFIGNFNIGSLKNRLLLGIDYTYISTNDNRWLINNYDTAVANPALTINGNAAFINMEKYKQLIANMTAPTVVNTRDFRTLSFYASDVINITDRFIAMASARFDHYENKIAQYNQNAVSPKFGLVYQVVKDKVSVFGNYMNGFSNVSPAPTADNPNGLTEFKPEEANQLEGGVKIELLGGKLNGTLSYYDIKVKNKLRTDPNNPLFSVQDATQSSKGFEADLIANPFRGLHIIVGYGYNQSEYTKANPSLEGKKPYSTPANVANFWISYKILDGQAKGVGFGFGGNTQSDSYLNDANTFTANGYTTLDASVFYEKQKFRLGLKVNNLANKEYWSADYWANMMPTRQLVANLTFKF, from the coding sequence ATGTTAACCACCCCCATTTACATGCTTCTTCTGGTTTGTTTTTTCATTACAAATGCATTTTCCCAACAAAGTACAGGTTCTATAAAAGGAACTGTAATTACTTCAGATGACCACCTTGCCTCCTCCGTAAATATTACAGTACCAAAATTAAAAAAGTCAGCCCTCACAGATGAAAATGGTGTTTTTATTTTAAGCCAGGTGCCTACAGGAACATATGAAATCGAAATTAATATGATGGGACATATTCCATCAAAACAGCAAATTACAGTCAGTGCAAATGAAACCTCAACGGTTTCATTTCAATTAGAATCTTCTTTAAAAGAATTACAGGAAGTTGTGGTTGTTTCTGCCGCCAAAAAATTTGCTAAAAAACAAAGTGAATATGTCGCGAGATTACCGATTGCAAATCTTGAAAACCCGCAAGTGTATACCGTCGTTCCCAAAGAACTCTTTGTAGAACAAATAGCTGTTGATTTCAGAAGTGCTTTAAACTCGGCTCCGGGATTAAACAACGTGACGCAAAGTGTGGGTTCTGGAGGAGTTGGATTAAGTTTAAGAATGCGTGGTTTTAGCGGTTCATCGGCAGCGGGATCAATCCGTAACGGAATGAACACAAACTGGGTAACGATGAGTGATCCTGTAAACCTGGAAAGTATCGAAGTAATCAAAGGACCATCAGCAACCTTGTTTGGCTCGTCCTTAACCACTTATGGCGGTCTTATCAACAGAGTGACTAAAAAGCCTTTTGACTTTATGAAAGGTGAAGTAAGTTATACGACCGGAAGCTGGGCTCTAAGTCGTACAACTATCGATTTTAATACACCTCTTAATGAAGAAAAAACAATGCTTTTTAGGATTAACGCCGCTTTAGACAACCAAAAAACATGGCAGGATTATGGCAAAAGCCACACTTTTGTCGTGGCTCCTTCCTTTACTTATAAAGCCAGTGACCGTTTGACCTTTGACTTTGATTTAGAATTGTATCAAGGAAACCGTAATTCAACTTCTATTGGTTTAGGAAGCGGTACACCACCAGTAAAAAGTCTGAATGATTTACATTTTGATTTCAAAAAATCGTATGCGACAGATGATTTACAATCGGAAGCAAAAAACACCAATATTTTTGCAAAAGCCACCTATCAATTGTCAGATCAATGGGTTTCGCAAACTAATTTTTCTAATGCTTTTACCGACAATAAGGCCAATTATTTGTTCTTACTGATCAATACGGCTGCGAATTCTGGTATTACTTTACAACGAAGATTGTACAACATCAACAGTACCTTTAAAACGTCACAAATTCAACAAAACTTTATCGGGAATTTCAATATTGGAAGCCTTAAAAACCGATTACTTTTAGGGATCGATTACACCTATATCAGTACAAATGATAACAGATGGCTCATTAATAATTATGATACCGCTGTTGCAAATCCTGCCCTTACCATCAACGGAAATGCCGCTTTTATCAATATGGAGAAATACAAACAGCTTATCGCTAATATGACGGCGCCAACTGTAGTTAACACCAGAGATTTTAGAACATTAAGTTTTTATGCTTCGGATGTGATCAATATTACCGATCGATTTATTGCTATGGCCAGCGCGCGTTTTGATCATTACGAAAACAAAATTGCACAGTACAATCAGAATGCTGTTTCTCCAAAATTTGGTTTAGTGTATCAGGTTGTTAAAGACAAAGTTTCGGTTTTTGGAAATTATATGAACGGATTCAGCAATGTGTCGCCAGCACCAACTGCAGACAATCCAAATGGTTTGACAGAGTTTAAACCTGAAGAAGCAAACCAGTTAGAAGGTGGTGTAAAAATTGAATTACTGGGAGGAAAACTAAACGGTACTTTGAGTTACTATGATATTAAAGTAAAAAACAAATTGCGTACAGATCCTAACAATCCTTTATTTTCTGTTCAGGATGCAACGCAAAGCAGTAAAGGTTTTGAGGCCGATCTGATTGCAAATCCGTTTAGAGGCTTACACATTATTGTAGGCTACGGTTATAACCAAAGTGAATACACCAAAGCAAACCCAAGTCTTGAAGGAAAAAAACCTTACTCTACTCCTGCTAATGTTGCTAATTTCTGGATTAGCTATAAAATCTTAGACGGACAAGCCAAAGGAGTTGGTTTTGGTTTTGGCGGAAACACTCAAAGTGATAGCTATTTAAATGATGCCAACACCTTTACAGCAAACGGATACACCACATTAGATGCCAGTGTCTTCTATGAAAAACAAAAATTTAGATTAGGGCTAAAAGTCAATAATCTTGCGAACAAAGAATATTGGTCAGCAGATTATTGGGCTAATATGATGCCAACAAGACAATTAGTAGCTAATCTTACTTTTAAATTTTAA
- a CDS encoding helix-turn-helix domain-containing protein: MKTVMRSDIFKRELVVVNDPIRFNKEDLVEKKINYNYKGIRGVITDIMLDGVHLVARDLIIENEFYSIEVEHDFSFIKLHIEMEGDNEYCPENASDRGIYIPQGHYNLFYLPKIKGILNYRTKRRKTLEITFTASYLEQLFYPNLKTTIPLLAEAIATHTSYAMWDTSKSISPKLNVLIEDILQCSYSGAIKKAFLESKVVEILSYLFTIINEEENTKVSVELSACDYVKILEVENILKTQFKEKHTLASIASQVGLNNFKIKKYFKMVFNATVFNYLTQVRMEYAKQMILEKDLPISVVSEELGYKNPHHFTVAFKKTFGYLPSKLKK, translated from the coding sequence ATGAAAACAGTGATGAGAAGTGATATTTTTAAGCGAGAACTGGTTGTTGTAAATGATCCTATTCGGTTTAATAAGGAAGATCTTGTCGAGAAGAAAATCAATTATAATTACAAAGGAATTAGAGGTGTCATTACCGATATAATGTTAGATGGGGTTCATTTGGTGGCAAGAGATCTAATAATAGAAAATGAATTTTACTCGATTGAAGTAGAGCACGATTTTTCGTTCATAAAGCTTCATATTGAAATGGAGGGTGATAATGAATACTGTCCCGAGAATGCATCAGACAGAGGGATTTATATTCCGCAGGGACACTATAATTTGTTTTATTTGCCCAAAATAAAAGGCATTTTAAATTATCGGACTAAAAGAAGAAAAACGCTCGAAATCACGTTTACGGCATCCTATTTAGAGCAGCTGTTTTACCCAAATTTAAAAACCACCATTCCGCTTTTGGCAGAAGCAATAGCTACTCATACCTCATACGCAATGTGGGATACGAGCAAAAGTATTTCGCCTAAACTGAATGTTTTGATAGAAGATATCTTGCAATGTTCGTACTCCGGAGCCATTAAAAAAGCTTTTTTGGAATCAAAAGTAGTAGAGATTCTTTCGTATTTATTTACCATTATAAATGAAGAAGAAAATACCAAAGTAAGCGTAGAACTTAGTGCATGCGATTATGTTAAAATCCTTGAAGTCGAAAATATTTTAAAAACACAATTTAAAGAAAAACATACTTTAGCGAGTATTGCATCGCAGGTAGGACTGAATAATTTTAAAATTAAAAAATATTTTAAGATGGTTTTTAATGCTACTGTTTTTAATTATTTGACGCAGGTGAGAATGGAATATGCGAAACAAATGATATTAGAAAAGGATCTCCCGATATCTGTTGTTTCTGAAGAATTAGGTTATAAAAACCCGCACCATTTTACCGTAGCGTTCAAAAAAACGTTTGGATATCTGCCCAGTAAGCTAAAAAAGTAA
- a CDS encoding TonB-dependent receptor, producing MKYSIVKTYRFLLTISFLFSFFGSFAQQNFGKIKGTITTSDGDAAPGVNVILKNSKYTTISNEDGAFEFNRVRPNTYTLQVSLAGYETLEQEVIVSINENTTLNLQLKVSNKQLKEVIITNNRRKAFPKQSTYVSKMPLKNVENPQVYNIVSSELIKEQAITNYEDALKNVPGIQKLWESTGRGGDGGSYYSLRGFEVQANIVNGLPGLTNGSLDPANVERIEVIKGPSGTLFGSSLVSYGGLINTVTKKPYSGFGGEVSYLAGSFGLNRITADINTPLDDADNVIFRINTAYQTENSFQDAGFRTSFFVAPSLSYKVNDKLSFLIHTELMLEEKTTPSMLFLGRDSALQYANLTELNYNTDLSFYSNDLSIKNPRYSLQGQMNYKISEQWTSQTVLSRSSSKSRGYYTYIYDNEDGNKDFGFNITKEQSQTVTTDIQQNFIGDFKIGSMRNRLVAGLDYFERNVMSGGSGYGRLYNITAQGEVRQLNAANPYYLTQTSVDKLLANEKAGNFNQQDATYSVYASDVLNITSKLLAMASLRVDYFDTKGDIKNKNDDYTQTALSPKFGLLYQPVEDKLAVFANYMNGFRNIAPAVTYDSDGNLIGSKTFEAEHANQLEFGVKATIFEDKLNATVSYYNINVANLVTSNPLYSSQGGEAQSKGFEFDLNAAPIKGLSIIAGYSYNDSKITKGDVGNVWLEQGKRPFWSGPKNLVNLWATYKFEEGTLENFGIGFGGNYASENAILNSSKTGKFVLPDYTVINGSVFYNSNKFRVAFNINNIANKDYFNGGWSTLNPQKPRNVVASFAYKF from the coding sequence ATGAAATATTCTATTGTGAAAACCTATCGTTTTCTACTTACAATCAGTTTCCTTTTTTCTTTTTTCGGTTCATTTGCCCAGCAAAATTTCGGAAAAATAAAAGGGACAATCACAACATCTGATGGTGATGCTGCACCAGGTGTAAATGTTATCCTTAAAAACTCAAAATACACTACCATTAGTAATGAGGACGGCGCTTTTGAATTTAACAGAGTAAGACCAAACACCTACACTTTGCAAGTTTCTTTAGCCGGTTATGAAACTCTGGAACAGGAAGTAATTGTTTCGATCAATGAAAATACAACACTTAACTTACAGTTGAAGGTTTCGAACAAACAGTTAAAAGAGGTAATCATTACCAATAATCGAAGAAAAGCTTTTCCGAAGCAAAGTACTTATGTTTCAAAAATGCCTTTAAAGAATGTCGAAAATCCCCAGGTTTACAATATCGTTTCATCTGAATTAATTAAGGAACAAGCCATTACAAATTATGAAGATGCCTTAAAAAATGTACCCGGAATTCAAAAGTTATGGGAATCTACAGGTCGTGGCGGTGATGGTGGTTCGTATTATAGTCTTCGTGGATTTGAAGTCCAGGCCAATATTGTAAACGGATTACCGGGTTTAACCAACGGAAGTTTAGATCCGGCAAACGTTGAACGCATCGAAGTCATAAAAGGTCCATCCGGAACTTTATTTGGCAGCAGTTTAGTGAGCTATGGCGGACTTATTAATACCGTTACCAAAAAACCATATAGTGGCTTTGGTGGTGAAGTCTCTTATCTGGCCGGAAGTTTCGGTTTAAATCGTATTACTGCCGATATCAATACTCCTCTAGACGATGCCGATAATGTTATTTTTAGAATTAATACTGCTTATCAAACCGAAAACAGTTTTCAGGATGCCGGATTTCGTACTTCATTTTTTGTAGCTCCTTCCCTTTCTTATAAAGTAAACGATAAGCTTTCCTTTTTGATCCATACGGAGTTAATGCTGGAAGAAAAAACAACGCCCTCAATGCTATTTTTAGGCAGAGATTCCGCTTTACAATATGCTAACTTAACCGAATTAAACTATAATACCGATTTATCATTTTACAGCAACGATCTATCAATAAAAAATCCAAGATACAGTCTTCAGGGACAGATGAATTACAAAATTTCTGAGCAATGGACTTCGCAAACGGTTTTATCCAGAAGTTCATCAAAATCGAGAGGTTATTACACTTATATCTATGACAATGAAGACGGAAATAAAGATTTCGGATTTAACATCACCAAAGAACAATCACAAACCGTAACAACTGATATTCAACAGAATTTTATTGGTGATTTTAAAATTGGATCCATGCGCAATCGTCTTGTTGCAGGTTTGGATTATTTTGAAAGAAATGTAATGTCCGGAGGTTCCGGTTATGGCCGTCTTTACAACATTACAGCACAGGGCGAAGTGAGACAATTAAATGCTGCCAATCCTTATTATCTGACCCAAACGTCTGTTGATAAACTTCTGGCAAATGAAAAGGCCGGAAACTTTAATCAACAAGATGCTACTTATAGCGTCTATGCGTCTGATGTACTTAACATTACTTCTAAATTGTTAGCCATGGCTAGTTTAAGAGTTGATTATTTTGATACGAAAGGTGACATCAAAAATAAGAATGACGATTATACACAAACGGCTTTATCGCCAAAATTCGGATTATTATACCAGCCCGTCGAAGATAAGTTAGCCGTATTTGCCAATTACATGAATGGCTTCAGAAATATTGCTCCAGCCGTGACTTATGACTCTGATGGCAATTTAATCGGTTCCAAAACTTTTGAGGCGGAACATGCCAATCAATTGGAATTTGGAGTTAAAGCGACTATTTTCGAAGATAAATTAAATGCTACTGTGAGTTACTATAACATTAATGTAGCCAATTTAGTGACCAGTAATCCATTGTACAGCTCCCAGGGTGGTGAAGCGCAAAGCAAAGGTTTTGAATTTGACCTGAATGCTGCGCCAATAAAAGGATTAAGTATAATTGCCGGATACAGCTACAACGACAGTAAAATTACAAAAGGTGATGTTGGAAATGTTTGGCTGGAGCAAGGCAAAAGACCCTTTTGGTCAGGTCCTAAAAACTTAGTAAACTTATGGGCTACTTATAAATTTGAAGAAGGTACATTAGAGAATTTCGGTATTGGTTTTGGAGGAAATTATGCCAGTGAAAATGCCATTCTGAACAGTTCCAAAACCGGAAAATTTGTATTGCCGGATTATACTGTAATCAATGGCTCGGTTTTCTATAATTCAAATAAATTCCGCGTAGCTTTTAACATCAATAATATTGCAAACAAAGACTATTTTAATGGTGGGTGGTCTACTCTAAATCCACAAAAACCCAGAAATGTTGTAGCCAGTTTCGCCTACAAATTCTAA